One Anatilimnocola floriformis genomic window, TGCGAAAACTTCGACGCCCTCCGCGAGATCAACTACAACGGCTGGCTGGTCGTCGAAGCCTTCGGCCTCGCCCTGCCCGAAATCGCCGCCGCGACGAAGATCTGGCGGCGGATGTTTGATAGTGAAGAACAACTGGCGCGAGACTCGTTGGCGTTTATGAAGTCGCAAGTAGCGAAGCGCTGGTGCTCGTAGTCTTCTTTCTTACTCCCTCTCCTCTGTACTCAGGGGAGAGGGCTGGGGTGAGGGGCTGGAATTGCAAATAGAGATTGCTCCCGCTTCACCCCCTCACCCTATCCCTCTCCCCGGAGTACCGAGGAGAGGGGACTCACATGGCCTGCGGCCACACCAATCACTAACGCGAGAGCGAAACCATGCCCCGCTTTAAAGTTCTCATCACCGACTACGCCTGGCCCGATGTCACTATCGAGCGGAACACCCTCGCCGAGATCGATGCCGAACTCGTGGTCGCGCCCAAGGGTGACGCCGAAACACTCGCGGGACTTGCCGCCGATTGCGATGCGATCATGACGAACTGGGCCAAGGTGCCGCAGGCCGTGATCGAGGCCTGTAAGAACTGCAAGATTGTTTCCCGGCTCGGCATTGGCCTCGACAACATCGACGTCGCCTACTGCAAGAGCCAGAACATTCCGGTGACGAATGTCCCTGACTACTGCCTGATCGAAGTCGCCGAGCATGCGCTCGCGCAGCTGTTGTCGCTGTCGCGCAAGGTTGCCTTCTATCATCACGAAACCAAAAACGGCCGGTATGTTTTGCAATCCGGCCCGAAGCTTCGTCGCATCGAAGGGCAAACGTTGGGCATCGTTGGCCTGGGCAACATCGGCCGCAAATTGGCCGAAAAGGCGCTCGGCTTGAAGATGAAAATCATCGCCTACAGCCGGAGTCGCAAAGATCCAATGCCGGGTGTCGAGTTCGTCGAAATCGACGAGCTGCTGCAGCGCAGTGATTACGTTTCGCTTCATACGCCGCTCACCAAGGACAACAAGTACTGGCTCAACGCCGACAAGTTCAAGCTATTTAAGCCGAGCGCTTATCTCATCAACACTGCTCGTGGCGCGCTCATCGATGGCCAAGCCCTGCAAAATGCCCTCAATGCCGGTCAACTCGCCGGCGCGGCGCTCGATGTGCAAGAAGTCGAGCCGCCGGATCTCTCGCAGGCTCCTTACAACGATCCGCGCGTGGTTGTCACTCCGCACGCGGCGTTTGTTTCGGAAGAATCGTTACAAAACCTCCGCTCGCGCGTGGCCAAGCAAGTCGCCACGCGTCTCACCGGCGGCGTGCCCGAAAATATCGTCAACGGCGTTACGGTCGGTTGATTGAGTCTCCCCCGCTGGCGTGATGTCGGAACACTTCGCTGCCGCAGTTTTGACGGCAGGGGCATTTCGACGTAGATACTCAATAGAAGATTGCGCCTTGATCACGACTC contains:
- a CDS encoding C-terminal binding protein is translated as MPRFKVLITDYAWPDVTIERNTLAEIDAELVVAPKGDAETLAGLAADCDAIMTNWAKVPQAVIEACKNCKIVSRLGIGLDNIDVAYCKSQNIPVTNVPDYCLIEVAEHALAQLLSLSRKVAFYHHETKNGRYVLQSGPKLRRIEGQTLGIVGLGNIGRKLAEKALGLKMKIIAYSRSRKDPMPGVEFVEIDELLQRSDYVSLHTPLTKDNKYWLNADKFKLFKPSAYLINTARGALIDGQALQNALNAGQLAGAALDVQEVEPPDLSQAPYNDPRVVVTPHAAFVSEESLQNLRSRVAKQVATRLTGGVPENIVNGVTVG